From a region of the Microbacterium sp. nov. GSS16 genome:
- a CDS encoding bifunctional [glutamine synthetase] adenylyltransferase/[glutamine synthetase]-adenylyl-L-tyrosine phosphorylase, whose amino-acid sequence MARPDASISLSALARLGFVELTSASADLTELSELSGLDRVQLADGMVAADPDAAVRGLVAVARRDAVQVTAVLTDPAAREAAWRLFGASRALGSFFERHPSRLRADALLRADLPDAAELTDRMLAAVDADEGFARAAEAITALRVEYRSCLSEIAAADLSSESATVAIAGVSAALADAAAAALEAGLAIARTAVAGSGRAGTRDEIAATRLAIIGMGKAGARELNYLSDVDVIFVAGTADDGVVSEARAIDIATRLARETMTALSGVEIEPPLWEVDAALRPEGKQGALVRSLASHLAYYDRWAKSWEFQALLKARPLAGDADLGADYIDAVQPKVWTSAERSDFVESVQRMRERVTDHIPADDVPYQIKLGPGGLRDIEFTVQLLQLVHGLSDEGIRTRGTLESLDALVEGGYIGRAEASAFGEQYRILRLLEHRLQLHDLTRTHLMPRDDEGMRRLARATALADSATGLQEIWDDVRRAVRDQHTRLFYRPLLSAVAALPAEERTLSTAQAGSRLAAIGFRDPAGALRHIAALTSGLSRKATIQKHLMPVMLRWFADGTDPDYGLIAFRRISERLGDTHWFLRMLRDSSGAAERLTRLLSSSRYVGELMEWIPESVAWLDTSAALRPRGGAALDEEARAIQTRHSTIKDALRAVRALRRRELLRTAMGAVLDQVGVDEMARALTEITEVTIQAALRAVRREIVPPEDDAMDFSIIAMGRFGGAELGFGSDADVLFIYDPNGIDPQRAQQHAAKIVAGLREHLTDQRVPLELDADLRPEGRNGPIVRTIEAYTQYYRRWSLSWEAQALLRARGIAGSVKLIARFTELADSIRYPESVSLQGVREIKRIKARVEGERLPQGADPRRHLKLGPGTLSDVEWMVQVLQLQHGHRVPDLRTTSTLQALDAAVLADLMPADDAERLREAWVLASRLRSAMTLLTGQTKDMLPSEIRELDGVGRLLGYPDRAATVLEEDYLRVTRRARRVFEKQFYG is encoded by the coding sequence ATGGCGCGTCCTGATGCGTCCATTTCCCTGTCCGCGCTGGCACGGCTCGGCTTCGTCGAGCTGACCTCGGCGTCAGCCGACCTCACCGAGCTGTCGGAGCTGAGCGGTCTCGACCGCGTGCAGCTCGCCGACGGGATGGTCGCCGCCGACCCGGATGCCGCTGTGCGGGGGCTCGTCGCCGTCGCACGCCGTGATGCCGTCCAGGTCACGGCGGTGCTCACCGACCCCGCGGCGAGGGAAGCCGCATGGCGGCTGTTCGGGGCGTCTCGTGCACTCGGCTCGTTCTTCGAGCGGCATCCCTCGCGCCTGCGCGCCGATGCGCTGCTGCGCGCCGACCTGCCCGACGCCGCCGAGCTGACCGACCGGATGCTCGCAGCGGTCGACGCCGATGAGGGCTTCGCACGTGCCGCGGAGGCGATCACGGCGCTGCGAGTCGAGTACCGCAGCTGCCTGAGTGAGATCGCGGCTGCCGACCTGTCGTCGGAATCCGCGACGGTCGCGATCGCCGGCGTCTCGGCCGCCCTCGCCGATGCTGCGGCCGCGGCTCTGGAAGCCGGGCTCGCCATCGCCCGCACAGCGGTCGCGGGATCGGGTCGCGCCGGCACGCGCGACGAGATCGCCGCGACGAGGCTGGCGATCATCGGCATGGGAAAGGCGGGCGCTCGCGAGCTGAACTATCTGAGCGACGTCGACGTGATCTTCGTCGCAGGAACGGCCGACGACGGCGTCGTCAGCGAGGCCAGAGCGATCGACATCGCCACGCGCCTGGCGCGCGAGACCATGACCGCCCTCAGCGGGGTGGAGATCGAGCCGCCGCTGTGGGAGGTCGATGCCGCCCTGCGTCCGGAGGGCAAGCAGGGCGCGCTGGTGCGCTCGCTGGCATCCCATCTCGCCTACTACGACCGATGGGCGAAGAGCTGGGAGTTCCAGGCGCTTCTCAAGGCGCGCCCGCTGGCGGGCGACGCCGACCTCGGCGCCGACTACATCGACGCCGTGCAGCCCAAGGTGTGGACGAGCGCTGAGAGGTCGGACTTCGTCGAGAGCGTGCAGCGGATGCGCGAGCGGGTCACCGACCACATCCCGGCCGACGACGTGCCGTACCAGATCAAGCTCGGTCCGGGTGGTCTGCGCGACATCGAGTTCACCGTGCAGCTGCTGCAGCTCGTGCACGGGCTCAGCGACGAGGGGATCCGCACCCGGGGCACACTGGAGTCGCTCGACGCGCTCGTCGAGGGCGGCTACATCGGGCGGGCCGAGGCGAGCGCCTTCGGCGAGCAGTACCGCATCCTGCGCCTGCTCGAGCATCGGCTGCAGCTGCACGACCTCACCCGCACGCACCTCATGCCGAGAGACGACGAGGGCATGCGGCGCCTTGCGAGAGCGACCGCGCTGGCCGACAGCGCAACGGGCCTGCAGGAGATCTGGGACGACGTGCGCCGTGCGGTGCGCGACCAGCACACGCGCCTGTTCTACCGGCCGCTGCTCTCGGCCGTCGCGGCGCTGCCGGCCGAGGAGCGCACACTTTCCACCGCACAGGCCGGCTCGCGTCTCGCCGCGATCGGGTTCCGCGACCCGGCAGGAGCACTGCGCCACATCGCGGCGCTCACGTCGGGTCTGAGTCGCAAGGCCACCATCCAGAAGCACCTCATGCCGGTGATGCTGCGCTGGTTCGCCGACGGCACGGACCCCGACTACGGGCTCATCGCCTTCCGGCGGATCAGCGAGCGACTCGGCGACACGCATTGGTTCCTGCGGATGCTGCGCGACTCGTCCGGGGCGGCGGAGAGGTTGACGCGTCTGCTCTCGAGCTCCCGCTACGTAGGCGAGCTGATGGAGTGGATCCCGGAGTCGGTCGCCTGGCTCGACACATCTGCCGCATTGCGGCCGCGCGGGGGTGCCGCCCTCGACGAGGAGGCCAGGGCCATCCAGACCCGGCACTCGACCATCAAGGATGCGCTGCGGGCGGTGCGGGCGCTGCGCCGGCGTGAGCTGCTGCGCACGGCGATGGGTGCCGTGCTCGACCAGGTCGGCGTCGACGAGATGGCGAGGGCACTGACCGAGATCACCGAGGTGACGATCCAGGCGGCGCTGCGTGCGGTGCGACGCGAGATCGTGCCGCCCGAAGACGATGCGATGGATTTCTCGATCATCGCCATGGGCCGCTTCGGCGGCGCCGAACTCGGCTTCGGCTCGGACGCCGATGTGCTGTTCATCTACGACCCGAACGGTATCGATCCGCAGCGCGCACAGCAGCACGCCGCGAAGATCGTCGCGGGCCTGCGCGAGCACCTGACCGATCAGCGTGTGCCGCTGGAACTCGACGCGGACCTGCGCCCGGAGGGCAGGAACGGTCCGATCGTGCGCACCATCGAGGCGTACACGCAGTACTACCGCCGCTGGTCGCTGTCGTGGGAGGCGCAGGCGCTGCTGCGCGCGCGCGGGATCGCGGGCAGCGTCAAACTGATCGCCCGGTTCACCGAGCTCGCCGACAGCATCCGCTACCCGGAGAGCGTGTCTCTGCAGGGCGTGCGCGAGATCAAGCGAATCAAGGCGAGGGTCGAGGGCGAGCGGCTGCCGCAGGGAGCCGATCCTCGACGGCACCTGAAGCTCGGCCCCGGAACCTTGAGCGACGTCGAGTGGATGGTGCAGGTGCTGCAGCTTCAGCACGGTCACCGCGTGCCCGACCTGCGCACGACGTCCACCCTGCAGGCGCTCGACGCGGCGGTCCTCGCCGATCTCATGCCCGCCGACGACGCCGAGCGCCTGCGAGAGGCGTGGGTGCTCGCCAGCCGGCTGCGCTCGGCGATGACGCTGCTGACCGGCCAGACGAAGGACATGCTGCCGAGCGAGATCCGCGAGCTCGACGGGGTCGGGCGTCTTCTGGGATATCCTGACCGCGCCGCCACCGTGCTCGAAGAGGATTACCTCCGTGTCACGCGCCGGGCGCGGCGAGTCTTCGAGAAGCAGTTCTACGGCTGA
- a CDS encoding diacylglycerol/lipid kinase family protein, which produces MAQRFGIIWNPTKIDGEELRGVVTTAVPADTELMWWETSADDPGRAMAAEAVHADCDVVIAVGGDGTVRTVAEVLASAGEKAPALGIVPQGTGNLLARNLGIPIGSIPKALDVIVAGEERRIDMGWTRTDDAEVETGFLVMVGFGLDAHMLAETDDDLKGKAGWLAYVAAMGRAVTASETVDFHITLDDGEQQTFSGHTLLIGNCGDIQGGFTLLPDAVVDDGRLDLLLISAENVTQWLQTLRTVVWDNGIRRLLGGDDETVSNDFTQHLTGEAIAVALPGPVPFEIDGEEAGDISKLAVRVQPGALRVRC; this is translated from the coding sequence ATGGCGCAGCGCTTCGGGATCATCTGGAATCCGACCAAGATCGACGGCGAGGAGCTTCGGGGTGTCGTGACGACGGCCGTCCCGGCCGACACCGAGCTCATGTGGTGGGAGACCTCTGCCGACGATCCCGGTCGGGCGATGGCAGCCGAAGCGGTGCACGCGGACTGTGACGTGGTCATCGCGGTGGGCGGTGACGGCACGGTGCGCACGGTCGCCGAGGTGCTCGCATCGGCGGGGGAGAAGGCGCCGGCGTTAGGCATCGTCCCGCAGGGCACCGGCAACCTGCTCGCGCGCAACCTCGGAATCCCGATCGGCAGCATCCCCAAGGCGCTGGATGTCATCGTCGCAGGTGAGGAGCGTCGCATCGACATGGGCTGGACCCGCACCGACGATGCGGAGGTCGAGACCGGATTCCTGGTCATGGTCGGATTCGGTCTCGACGCGCACATGCTCGCCGAGACCGACGACGATCTGAAGGGCAAGGCGGGATGGCTCGCCTACGTCGCGGCGATGGGGCGTGCGGTCACCGCTTCCGAGACGGTCGACTTCCACATCACTCTCGACGACGGAGAACAGCAGACCTTCAGCGGCCACACGCTGCTCATCGGCAACTGCGGTGACATCCAGGGCGGGTTCACGCTGCTGCCCGACGCCGTGGTCGATGACGGGCGTCTGGATCTGCTGCTGATCAGCGCCGAGAACGTCACGCAGTGGCTGCAGACCCTGCGCACCGTGGTCTGGGACAACGGCATCCGCCGCCTTCTCGGAGGCGACGACGAGACGGTCAGCAACGATTTCACCCAGCACCTGACAGGCGAGGCTATCGCCGTCGCGCTGCCGGGTCCGGTGCCCTTCGAGATCGACGGCGAAGAGGCGGGCGACATCTCCAAGCTCGCCGTGCGCGTGCAGCCGGGTGCGCTGCGGGTGCGCTGCTGA
- a CDS encoding glycosyltransferase produces the protein MTLLIISPDYASHLLPLAALGTAWRDAGEDVVVATGPATAGIVADFGYRRVDLPLGRGANAGVIRSSEQQAEEAASLEGFFAATRVGMVPALAYQARERLTDLMWQPVDRARATLQVIDEVAPDAILVDHLAYSARLALHTRGIPYGDVVLGHPSALPIAGEVYGYPPAWPTAFTPGEGELSDLRTLCEEVSRRFTAQWNDAAVVLDPHARQVADAFALHGDTVLYNYPAELASGDKRELPPHRFLGSTLRDEPAASDVEGWIAEGTPYVYVSFGSFLSVRGDVLARVAAALRQAGLRAAIATGTTDAAALGPIPDDWLVAEYLPQVRLLASAAAAVTHGGNNSVTEAVGHAVPLLVLPFSTDQFTGAAAIERTGTGRALDPNAASVDELAAALRDIVDPAFTGRSLLDEAAAAQAVRPGPSIAYATVSGSAAPTRVSPAG, from the coding sequence ATGACTCTGCTGATCATCAGTCCCGACTACGCCTCGCACCTGCTGCCGCTCGCCGCGCTCGGCACAGCCTGGCGGGATGCGGGCGAGGACGTGGTGGTGGCGACGGGACCGGCGACGGCGGGCATCGTCGCCGACTTCGGGTACCGCCGCGTCGATCTGCCCCTCGGTCGCGGTGCGAATGCCGGCGTCATCCGCAGTTCGGAGCAGCAGGCCGAGGAGGCGGCGTCACTCGAGGGATTCTTCGCGGCGACCCGCGTGGGCATGGTCCCCGCGCTCGCCTATCAGGCGCGCGAGCGCCTCACCGACCTCATGTGGCAGCCGGTCGACCGAGCGCGAGCGACCCTGCAGGTGATCGACGAGGTCGCACCCGACGCTATCCTCGTCGATCACCTGGCCTACAGTGCGCGCCTGGCTCTGCACACCCGCGGGATCCCTTACGGCGACGTCGTTCTCGGCCACCCGAGCGCGCTGCCGATCGCGGGCGAGGTCTACGGCTACCCGCCCGCGTGGCCGACGGCCTTCACGCCCGGGGAAGGCGAGCTGAGCGATCTGCGCACGCTGTGCGAGGAGGTGTCGCGGCGCTTCACGGCCCAGTGGAACGACGCGGCCGTGGTTCTCGACCCGCATGCCCGACAAGTCGCCGATGCGTTCGCGCTGCACGGCGACACCGTCCTCTACAACTACCCTGCGGAGCTCGCCTCCGGCGACAAGAGAGAGCTGCCGCCGCACCGCTTTCTCGGATCGACGCTGCGCGACGAGCCCGCCGCATCCGACGTCGAGGGATGGATCGCCGAGGGGACCCCCTACGTGTACGTGAGCTTCGGCAGCTTCCTGTCGGTGCGCGGCGATGTGCTCGCCCGCGTCGCGGCGGCGCTGCGCCAGGCCGGGCTCCGCGCGGCGATCGCCACGGGCACGACGGACGCCGCAGCTCTCGGACCGATCCCCGACGACTGGCTGGTCGCGGAGTACCTGCCGCAGGTGCGCCTGCTCGCCTCAGCGGCCGCTGCCGTGACGCACGGGGGCAACAACTCCGTCACCGAAGCCGTGGGGCACGCAGTTCCGCTGCTCGTGCTGCCCTTCTCCACCGACCAGTTCACGGGCGCTGCCGCGATCGAGCGCACGGGGACGGGTCGCGCGCTCGATCCGAACGCGGCGTCGGTCGACGAGCTCGCCGCGGCGCTTCGTGACATCGTCGATCCCGCCTTCACCGGACGCTCGCTGCTGGATGAGGCGGCTGCCGCGCAGGCGGTGCGCCCGGGTCCGTCGATCGCGTACGCGACGGTGTCGGGCTCTGCTGCGCCGACGCGCGTCTCCCCGGCGGGGTGA
- a CDS encoding glycosyltransferase: MGIQTAMDRITESASIIEAMRAADDLAFEAGRDPGVRTLRVLSAALSGDDDLAAIAAVHALAEMNDEEAARLLSSLLSSPRPYIVEHAADALGRRPARPEAVGRLVRLVADGGFAGMLAQHTLEKWSTGAAELMAVALETACTGALSDDARARLVETMGLVRHPLAVRPLRAWATDAAAASAVREAAVAALGQRREPAAIAALEDIVVEGGVIGDLARLALIDAEPVPSDCADGEGLTIAQLFLHADIDPSLSSAGSGDNGGIATLLVRLGDALVAEPAAVRRVLTLSRGTAAQAGPDLLHVAGGETGHVYGHIPLSPPPVSSAAAWPLRVSVRRGIRRLLRAAGRVDVLHLRMADVGSLAAADVARELGIPTVFTVAPDPHSVIASLERSGTLTRKDFGRADLAEHFWFRTHLVQSLAASAAHSVFFPRPELERDMHALIGIDMSSHPERHTVVAEGVDLEVVDRAVAHARRVADGAEPDAALAELGALLDELPEERRRLPLLVTVGRMHRIKGMATLVRAWAEGPLADAANLLVVGGDLEHPSVDEREQLDRIDTAVPAAERAARGLLLTGHRSNDVAADWLAAARFGLPDRAAPGGVYVCASLKEEFGLAILEAMATGLLVVAPDSGGPATYVEDDVTGFLTETANPAKLIATAERALERAARGDARAASRARDLVADRFTIQGMAAKLAPVYESVARSEAELQRAAELLA; encoded by the coding sequence ATGGGTATTCAGACGGCGATGGACCGCATCACCGAATCCGCATCGATCATCGAGGCTATGCGCGCCGCCGACGACCTCGCGTTCGAAGCAGGACGCGACCCCGGAGTGCGCACATTGCGCGTGCTGTCGGCCGCTCTGTCGGGCGATGACGATCTCGCCGCGATCGCGGCCGTGCACGCTCTGGCGGAGATGAACGACGAAGAGGCCGCACGGCTGCTCTCGAGTCTGCTGTCGTCGCCACGGCCGTACATCGTCGAGCACGCTGCTGACGCGCTCGGACGCAGGCCGGCGCGACCGGAAGCCGTCGGTCGTCTCGTGCGGCTCGTCGCCGACGGCGGGTTCGCCGGCATGCTCGCTCAGCACACGCTCGAGAAGTGGTCGACGGGCGCGGCCGAGCTGATGGCTGTGGCGCTGGAGACCGCGTGCACCGGCGCTCTCTCCGACGACGCCCGCGCCCGGCTCGTCGAGACGATGGGGCTCGTGCGCCATCCGCTCGCCGTCCGACCGCTGCGGGCCTGGGCGACCGACGCGGCGGCCGCGTCCGCGGTTCGGGAGGCGGCCGTCGCCGCGCTCGGTCAGCGCCGCGAGCCGGCCGCGATCGCCGCGCTGGAGGACATCGTCGTCGAAGGCGGTGTGATCGGAGACCTCGCCCGCCTCGCCCTGATCGACGCGGAGCCCGTTCCGAGCGACTGCGCCGATGGCGAAGGACTCACCATCGCCCAGCTGTTCCTGCATGCGGACATCGATCCCTCGCTGTCTTCGGCCGGATCCGGTGACAACGGCGGCATCGCCACACTTCTCGTGCGCCTTGGCGACGCTCTCGTCGCCGAGCCGGCCGCCGTGCGTCGTGTACTGACCCTGTCGCGGGGCACGGCCGCACAGGCCGGGCCCGATCTGCTGCACGTCGCGGGCGGCGAGACCGGTCATGTCTACGGACACATCCCGCTCAGTCCCCCGCCGGTCAGCTCGGCCGCGGCGTGGCCGCTGCGGGTGAGCGTGCGACGAGGCATCCGGCGCCTGCTGCGTGCTGCGGGACGGGTGGACGTGCTGCATCTGCGGATGGCGGACGTCGGCAGCCTGGCGGCCGCCGATGTGGCGCGCGAACTGGGGATTCCCACCGTGTTCACGGTCGCACCCGACCCGCACAGCGTCATCGCGTCGCTCGAGCGCTCCGGCACACTCACCAGGAAGGACTTCGGTCGTGCCGACCTGGCGGAGCACTTCTGGTTTCGCACGCATCTGGTGCAGAGCCTCGCCGCATCGGCCGCGCATTCGGTGTTCTTCCCACGGCCCGAGCTCGAGCGCGACATGCATGCGCTGATCGGCATCGACATGTCCTCGCACCCCGAACGCCACACCGTGGTCGCAGAGGGAGTCGACCTCGAGGTCGTCGATCGCGCCGTCGCGCACGCTCGTCGGGTCGCGGACGGTGCCGAGCCCGACGCAGCGCTCGCCGAGCTCGGCGCACTGCTCGACGAGCTGCCGGAAGAGCGTCGGCGCCTGCCCCTGCTCGTCACTGTCGGGCGGATGCACCGCATCAAGGGCATGGCCACCCTCGTGCGCGCCTGGGCTGAGGGACCGCTCGCCGACGCCGCCAACCTGCTCGTGGTCGGCGGCGATCTCGAGCATCCCTCTGTCGACGAGCGCGAGCAGCTCGACCGCATCGACACCGCTGTCCCTGCCGCCGAGCGCGCGGCCCGCGGCCTGCTGCTGACCGGCCACCGCTCCAACGACGTCGCGGCGGACTGGCTCGCCGCGGCGCGCTTCGGGCTCCCCGATCGAGCCGCACCCGGTGGGGTGTACGTCTGCGCGAGCCTCAAGGAGGAGTTCGGTCTGGCGATCCTCGAGGCGATGGCCACCGGTCTGCTCGTGGTCGCACCCGACAGCGGCGGACCGGCCACCTATGTCGAAGACGATGTGACCGGCTTCCTCACCGAGACGGCGAACCCCGCCAAGCTCATCGCGACCGCCGAGCGCGCGCTCGAGCGCGCGGCGCGCGGAGATGCACGAGCGGCTTCCCGCGCTCGCGATCTCGTGGCGGACCGCTTCACGATCCAGGGCATGGCCGCGAAGCTCGCGCCGGTGTACGAATCCGTCGCCCGCAGCGAAGCCGAACTGCAGCGAGCCGCGGAGCTGCTGGCATGA
- a CDS encoding polysaccharide pyruvyl transferase family protein — protein sequence MSVLTIGDIGVLSDMIHIGDEAMFEAARDELAARGLDVVGISSAPGESAARYGVPSVPRLGFVGLDRAAAARRSSLLVHVAEGRAALEAGDPATAALDALGEASGVLIAGGGNLASRWPVHVYERTTLAAMARARDLPVVVSGQTFGPDLDDTDAERVAAMARAAALTGVREHASAQLARRWGAQVHAGVDDASFLGGGPTELDGPRASDRVLVSLSGWFAGRPVDEVEQGIAALLDHAADTVGSVVFHAHFGPESAGAAPAGDAALHERVRARMRRPSEVVPSGDSPTAARLARTARLLVTSRYHPAVFAAPAGVPILALAADEYTRIKLTGALAHWGQDGVLDLDDLTDAPRRLSAIAATSAATTCAAAERIHRHRTDAARWWDTVTDALR from the coding sequence GTGAGCGTTCTCACCATCGGCGACATCGGCGTGCTCTCCGACATGATCCACATCGGCGACGAGGCCATGTTCGAAGCCGCGCGCGACGAGCTCGCCGCCCGCGGTCTCGACGTCGTCGGCATCTCATCGGCGCCGGGGGAGTCCGCTGCCCGCTACGGCGTGCCCAGCGTGCCTCGCCTCGGGTTCGTCGGGCTCGACCGCGCTGCCGCCGCGCGCCGCTCGTCGCTTCTCGTGCACGTCGCGGAGGGACGCGCCGCGCTCGAGGCGGGCGATCCGGCCACGGCGGCTCTCGACGCCCTCGGCGAGGCGTCCGGCGTGCTCATCGCCGGAGGCGGCAACCTCGCCTCACGCTGGCCGGTGCATGTCTACGAGCGCACGACGCTCGCCGCGATGGCGCGGGCGCGCGATCTGCCTGTCGTGGTGTCCGGGCAGACCTTCGGGCCCGATCTCGATGACACCGACGCGGAGCGGGTCGCCGCCATGGCGCGTGCTGCCGCGCTGACCGGCGTGCGCGAGCACGCGTCGGCGCAGCTGGCCCGCCGATGGGGCGCACAGGTGCATGCCGGTGTCGACGACGCGTCGTTCCTCGGCGGTGGACCGACCGAGCTCGACGGTCCACGTGCATCCGACCGCGTGCTGGTGAGCCTGTCGGGGTGGTTCGCCGGCCGTCCCGTCGACGAGGTCGAGCAGGGGATCGCGGCGCTGCTCGATCACGCCGCCGACACCGTGGGATCCGTCGTCTTCCATGCCCACTTCGGCCCCGAGTCGGCGGGCGCAGCGCCTGCCGGCGATGCTGCGCTGCACGAGCGGGTGCGCGCCCGGATGCGGCGCCCGAGCGAGGTCGTCCCGAGCGGCGACTCGCCGACCGCCGCGCGACTGGCCCGCACGGCGCGACTGCTCGTCACCAGTCGCTACCACCCGGCCGTGTTCGCCGCGCCGGCGGGGGTGCCGATCCTCGCTCTCGCCGCCGACGAGTACACGCGCATCAAGCTCACGGGCGCGCTCGCCCACTGGGGACAGGACGGCGTTCTCGACCTCGATGATCTGACGGATGCTCCCCGGCGACTCTCCGCGATCGCCGCGACCTCGGCAGCCACCACGTGCGCCGCTGCCGAGCGCATCCATCGGCACCGCACTGACGCCGCCCGGTGGTGGGACACGGTCACAGACGCGCTGCGCTGA